One region of Choristoneura fumiferana chromosome 3, NRCan_CFum_1, whole genome shotgun sequence genomic DNA includes:
- the LOC141426184 gene encoding cysteine proteinase 1-like has translation MFSIIYVSLFVSKALAALTADKPYYDLADAENHFAEFVQEYDKKYGSHEEYNKRFEIFKNKLLHINKLNEEHDATFGVNKFSDLTFEEFASSRFSVIPSKDVNATEMITVKKEWVINAPKSLDYRTLNMVTHVKEQGFECTPSDVFAAIGNIEGQYAKKHKKLVTLSEQQIIDCVINSCRSPSVSKLLSDICKTDGCVSEEHYPYAGELTACQTGSKIEVKLKGFQELVVKNEDQLVGATAHYGPIYTRLFLPSGAESYRGGIWAPTDCSSATNSAILVVGYGTDARSGKDFWILKNSWGSDWGEMGYLMLERGKSLCWIGSSCATSIVQ, from the exons ATGTTCAGTATAATTTATGTGTCACTGTTCGTCAGTAAAGCACTGGCTGCACTGACGGCAGACAAACCATACTACGACTTAGCTGACGCAGAAAACCACTTTGCTGAATTCGTTCAGGAATACGATAAAAAATACGGAAGCCACGAAGAATACAACAAACGCtttgaaattttcaaaaacaaattgttacatataaataaattgaacgAAGAACATGATGCGACGTTTGGTGTTAACAAGTTTTCCGATTTGACTTTCGAGGAATTTGCAAGCTCTCGTTTTTCAGTGATTCCATCCAAAGACGTAAATGCAACTGAAATGATAACAGTAAAGAAAGAATGGGTAATAAATGCTCCAAAAAGTTTAGATTACAGGACCCTTAACATGGTAACGCACGTAAAGGAACAAGGATTCGAATGTACCCCGAGCGATGTTTTCGCAGCCATTG GTAACATTGAAGGACAGTACGCCAAAAAGCATAAAAAACTCGTTACTCTGTCAGAGCAGCAAATCATCGACTGTGTAATCAATAGCTGTAGAAGCCCGAGTGTTTCAAAACTTTTAAG TGATATATGTAAGACGGACGGTTGTGTGAGCGAGGAGCACTACCCTTATGCCGGCGAACTCACCGCGTGCCAAACAGGAAGCAAAATTGAAGTCAAACTAAAAGGATTTCAAGAGCTAGTCGTAAAAAACGAAGATCAGCTGGTAGGAGCTACTGCTCACTATGGACCTATTTACACAC gttTATTTCTGCCAAGTGGCGCTGAATCGTACCGTGGAGGTATATGGGCGCCGACAGATTGTTCCTCCGCAACGAATAGCGCAATTCTCGTCGTTGGCTACGGAACAG atGCCAGAAGCGGCAAAGATTTTTGGATCCTCAAAAACTCTTGGGGTTCAGATTGGGGTGAAATGGGGTACCTCATGTTAGAGAGAGGAAAAAGTTTGTGCTGGATTGGATCATCATGCGCGACCTCGATTGTTCAATAA